AGGACGGACTGAGAGCGCTTCACATTCATTTGAAAGTGGTCCCGGACCTGCTTCCCTATTGTAAAAAGACAAACAAAATTGCCGTCTACCGGCAGGAAAATCCGGAGGAGCTGGAGGAGGAGCTGCAGAAGCGGTTCGGGGAGGCGCTGAACGTGGTGAAAGCGGGAACCTGCTGGATCGACTGTATGGACAAAACGGCGGACAAGGGCATCGCTCTGCGGCGGCTGCAGGAAACGCTGCATATTACGAAGGCGGAGACGATGGCTTTTGGAGACAACTGCAATGATATCGGTATGATAAAGCAGGCGGGCGAGAGCTATGCAGTGGCGAACGCGCATCCGGCGCTGAAGGCGGCGGCAAGGTACGTGGCGCCCTCGTACAGAGAGGACGGCGTTCTGCGCACCTTAAAAGAAAAAGTGCTGGCAGAGGACGGGAAATAAAAGCCTCTGCTACAATCACGACACATGGCTCATTGCCCGCGGGAATAAAGGAAAGAACCTGCCTTGCGGGAATAAACAGAAAGAATACCGTGCATACTAAGGAAAACGAAAAACGCCGCTTTTGATAAACGCTGCGGAACCGGAAAAGATGGGGGATGAGTATGCACAAGCCATATAAGGATGCCATAAAACTTACGGGAATTGCCATCGCAGTATTTCTTGGAATGAAGTACATACTGCCGGTCGCGATTCCTTTTTTCATTGCCTGGGTGCTGGTGCGCTTTCTGATGCCGGGAGCGGTTTTTCTGGAAGAAAAGCTGCATCTGAAAAAGGTGCTGGCGGGCGGGATTCTGCTGGTGCTGCTGACAGGCGCGGCGGGAATCGCGCTGTATCTGCTCGGAAGCACGCTGATCCGGCAGGTATGCAATCTGGCGGCTAATTTTGACATCTATATGCAGAAAGCGGAAAATCTGCTGAAGGTGTGCTGCAGCGCTGTGGAGAAAAACACCGGCATCCACGCGCAGGCGGTGGAGAATTTTATCTACGACAATATGCTGGTGGTGGAGCAGCGGCTCCAGACCTATGCGGTGCCCGATGTTCTGAAGAATTCTATTTCGTATCTGATGTCAATGCTGGAATGGCTCGGCGTGGTGCTGATTGTATTTGTATCCTACATGCTGATTTTAAAGGACTACGAAAAACTGGGAGAGGTGCTGAAAAAATACGGCATCTACGAGCGGACGCGCAAAATAAATGCGGCGATGATGTCACTGGGCGGCGCCTGGCTGCGCGCGCAGCTTCTGATTATTCTGACGGTCACGATTATCTGTGTGGCGGGTCTGGCGCTCCTGGGATATCCTTACGCGCTGCTGCTGGGAATTGTCATCGGGCTTCTCGACGCGCTCCCCTTTATCGGCACCGGAACCATCCTGGTGCCGTGGGGCGTAATCCAGATG
This is a stretch of genomic DNA from Marvinbryantia formatexigens DSM 14469. It encodes these proteins:
- the ytvI gene encoding sporulation integral membrane protein YtvI, with the translated sequence MHKPYKDAIKLTGIAIAVFLGMKYILPVAIPFFIAWVLVRFLMPGAVFLEEKLHLKKVLAGGILLVLLTGAAGIALYLLGSTLIRQVCNLAANFDIYMQKAENLLKVCCSAVEKNTGIHAQAVENFIYDNMLVVEQRLQTYAVPDVLKNSISYLMSMLEWLGVVLIVFVSYMLILKDYEKLGEVLKKYGIYERTRKINAAMMSLGGAWLRAQLLIILTVTIICVAGLALLGYPYALLLGIVIGLLDALPFIGTGTILVPWGVIQMFTGKFWLGVCLIVLFLIINTLREFLEPKLIGDRMGIYPIAMVAAVYVGICVYGVAGVVLGPISLMLIIEIFREMREEKDMK
- a CDS encoding HAD family hydrolase, with protein sequence MIKLAASDIDGTLVPEGTNELNADIYEVIRRLQEKGVLFAAASGRHYSSMRYLFNEIADDIFFVTENGSCVLKNDRIISVTYIPAETAEAIVRYLHSRGETEIILSTPETLYTESPRKEFQDGLRALHIHLKVVPDLLPYCKKTNKIAVYRQENPEELEEELQKRFGEALNVVKAGTCWIDCMDKTADKGIALRRLQETLHITKAETMAFGDNCNDIGMIKQAGESYAVANAHPALKAAARYVAPSYREDGVLRTLKEKVLAEDGK